A genomic stretch from Thermonema lapsum includes:
- a CDS encoding DUF1573 domain-containing protein codes for MYKKAFFLFFTLLAGVMFAQAQSEKVESALKFEKTEHNFGEIPQNVPAVHEFKFENKGKRPIQITDVKTSCGCTTPFYTKEPVAPKKSGVVKVSYNAAQMGAFTKTITVTTSEGATIYLTIRGTVVANKQ; via the coding sequence ATGTATAAGAAAGCATTTTTCCTCTTTTTCACCCTCTTAGCAGGCGTGATGTTTGCACAAGCCCAAAGCGAGAAGGTCGAAAGCGCCTTGAAATTCGAAAAAACAGAGCATAACTTCGGGGAAATTCCGCAAAATGTGCCAGCAGTGCATGAATTCAAGTTCGAAAATAAAGGCAAGCGCCCCATTCAAATCACCGACGTAAAAACCAGCTGTGGTTGTACCACCCCCTTTTATACCAAAGAACCGGTAGCTCCTAAAAAAAGTGGCGTAGTGAAGGTAAGCTACAATGCTGCCCAAATGGGAGCATTTACCAAGACCATCACAGTAACCACCAGCGAAGGAGCTACCATTTATCTGACCATCCGTGGCACTGTAGTTGCCAACAAGCAATAG
- the nadE gene encoding NAD(+) synthase, whose protein sequence is MKLIKVGAGIVNQTPLDWEGNFQRLVGAIEQARTQGVSLLCLPELCISGYGCEDAFFAPNTFSQSLKYLLALRPYTRGMVVSVGLPLLVQNKAFNCACLLVDGEIAGFVAKKFLAGNGIHYEPRWFTPWTQEGYTTVRIEGKDYKVGDIYFRVDDVKIGFEICEDAWVANRPGRQLYLHGIDVILNPSASHFAFGKLEVRKRFILDGSRAFGVTYVYSNLLGNEAGRVIYDGGGIIACNGQLVAAGERLSFDDYNVTSAVVDIELSRLAQVQMQTQFAIDKDFGHVVEVDFHFPNIHPEAWHPQEADWEHSPFLKEEEFARAMMLGLFDYMRKSRSRGFVISLSGGADSSAISVLCRMLIDEGIRRLGMEGFKQKLAYFKEIQDCKSADEIAQKMITVAYQATRNSSETTRRAAEELAKAIHAEYHHLDIDAIIQQYIALISESIGRPLTWEKDDLTLQNIQARGRAPSIWMLANLKNALLLSTSNRSEAAVGYATMDGDTAGGLSPIAGIDKAYLRRWLRWMETEGLGGHYRIPALRYVNEQQPTAELRPPDSKQTDEADLMPYEILDDIEEAAIRDKRAPVDCYLLLRQKYPQYEADTLKAWVKKFFRLWCRNQWKRERYAPSFHLDDANLDPKTWCRFPILSGGFEEELRALDEIT, encoded by the coding sequence ATGAAACTCATCAAAGTAGGGGCAGGCATTGTCAATCAAACCCCCTTGGATTGGGAAGGCAACTTCCAACGCCTTGTAGGTGCCATAGAGCAGGCGCGCACACAGGGCGTCAGTTTGCTTTGCCTGCCCGAGCTGTGCATTTCAGGCTACGGCTGCGAAGATGCCTTTTTTGCTCCGAACACCTTCAGCCAGTCGCTCAAATATCTGCTGGCACTGCGTCCCTATACACGGGGCATGGTGGTGTCGGTGGGCTTGCCGCTGCTGGTGCAAAACAAAGCCTTCAACTGTGCTTGTCTGTTGGTAGACGGCGAAATTGCCGGTTTTGTAGCCAAGAAGTTTCTTGCTGGCAACGGCATTCACTACGAGCCGCGCTGGTTTACCCCTTGGACCCAAGAGGGCTACACCACCGTGCGCATCGAAGGCAAAGACTACAAAGTAGGCGATATTTACTTTCGGGTAGATGATGTTAAAATAGGTTTTGAAATATGCGAAGATGCCTGGGTCGCCAACCGTCCGGGACGTCAACTCTACCTACACGGCATTGATGTTATCTTGAATCCCAGTGCCAGCCATTTTGCTTTTGGTAAATTGGAAGTGCGTAAGCGCTTTATCTTAGATGGCTCGCGGGCTTTTGGGGTTACTTATGTGTACAGCAACTTACTGGGTAACGAAGCCGGACGTGTCATCTACGACGGCGGCGGCATCATTGCCTGCAATGGGCAGCTCGTTGCCGCAGGCGAGCGCCTCTCTTTCGACGACTACAACGTTACCTCTGCTGTCGTAGATATAGAGCTCTCCCGCTTGGCTCAGGTACAAATGCAAACACAGTTTGCCATAGACAAAGACTTTGGGCATGTGGTAGAAGTAGATTTTCACTTCCCTAACATTCACCCCGAAGCATGGCACCCCCAAGAAGCTGACTGGGAACACAGCCCCTTCCTCAAAGAGGAAGAGTTTGCACGTGCCATGATGCTTGGGCTATTTGACTATATGCGCAAGAGCCGTTCCCGTGGTTTTGTGATTTCGCTGAGTGGTGGTGCCGACTCCTCAGCTATCAGCGTGCTCTGCCGCATGCTCATTGACGAAGGCATACGCCGGCTGGGTATGGAAGGGTTTAAGCAAAAGCTTGCCTATTTTAAGGAAATACAGGACTGCAAAAGTGCAGATGAAATCGCACAAAAAATGATTACGGTGGCTTATCAAGCCACACGCAACAGCTCTGAAACCACACGCCGCGCCGCCGAAGAGCTGGCGAAAGCCATCCACGCCGAGTACCATCATTTGGATATAGACGCCATCATTCAACAATACATCGCCCTCATCAGCGAGAGCATTGGGCGCCCGCTTACTTGGGAAAAAGACGACCTCACCCTACAAAACATACAGGCACGCGGCAGAGCGCCAAGCATCTGGATGCTTGCCAACCTAAAAAATGCACTGCTGCTTTCCACCAGCAACCGCTCAGAAGCCGCTGTAGGCTACGCCACAATGGATGGCGACACCGCCGGGGGGCTAAGTCCTATTGCAGGCATAGACAAAGCCTATTTGCGGCGTTGGTTGCGTTGGATGGAAACCGAAGGCTTAGGCGGGCATTACCGCATTCCAGCCCTGCGCTATGTAAATGAGCAACAGCCTACTGCCGAACTGCGTCCGCCCGACAGCAAACAGACCGACGAAGCCGACCTCATGCCTTATGAAATATTGGATGACATAGAAGAGGCTGCCATCCGCGACAAGCGCGCCCCAGTAGATTGCTATTTGCTGTTGCGGCAGAAATACCCACAGTACGAAGCCGACACACTCAAAGCATGGGTAAAAAAGTTTTTCCGTCTGTGGTGCCGCAATCAGTGGAAACGCGAACGCTACGCGCCTTCTTTCCACTTAGACGACGCCAACCTTGACCCCAAAACGTGGTGCCGTTTTCCCATTCTTTCGGGTGGCTTCGAGGAAGAGTTACGCGCCCTCGACGAGATAACATAA
- a CDS encoding tetratricopeptide repeat protein, with product MNWMRLLWALWLCVPVTVQAQELPAEAARLDTGLIYDPLLQVELADLIDYTYNYDFAKAEKEWLWLHHRYRTHPLPYLVKGLMIWWKMMPNIDKYRYDEELLDALDKTIELAEERLKKEPGNPEYQFYLAAAYGYKGRLYAERESWVKAAWNGKQAIKYLRREKEITSLSVEFLFGDGLYNFYSIWIPENYPSLRPLLIFFEKGDKKKGIEQLEEVAKNAFYTRLEAYYFLMRIYALEENQPHKATQYAQYLYERYPNNPYFHRFYTMLLFLLGRIHEMEKPAQELLRRVENGQAGYEEISGRYATYFLAYKAQHYEHNMEKAIELYQKTIAYAEAVKAYDSGYYQSALQEVARWAESKKNYKLAKACYAKLAKYGDRGKRREARKKGRKLRKIEED from the coding sequence ATGAATTGGATGCGCTTGCTGTGGGCGCTGTGGTTGTGTGTGCCAGTGACAGTGCAAGCACAGGAACTGCCTGCCGAAGCCGCCCGCCTCGATACCGGCTTGATTTACGACCCTTTGCTGCAGGTAGAGCTCGCCGACCTCATCGATTACACCTACAATTACGATTTTGCCAAAGCAGAAAAGGAGTGGTTGTGGCTGCACCACCGCTATCGCACCCATCCTTTGCCTTATCTGGTAAAAGGTCTGATGATATGGTGGAAGATGATGCCCAACATCGACAAATACCGCTATGACGAGGAACTGCTCGACGCCTTGGACAAAACCATAGAGCTGGCAGAAGAGCGCCTCAAGAAAGAGCCCGGCAATCCGGAGTACCAATTCTATTTGGCAGCTGCCTATGGCTATAAGGGGCGCCTCTATGCCGAACGTGAATCTTGGGTCAAGGCGGCATGGAACGGTAAGCAAGCCATCAAATATCTGCGCCGCGAAAAAGAAATAACTTCGCTGAGTGTAGAGTTCCTTTTTGGTGATGGGCTTTACAATTTTTATTCGATTTGGATACCCGAAAACTATCCCTCTTTGCGCCCTTTGCTTATTTTCTTTGAAAAAGGCGACAAAAAGAAGGGCATAGAGCAGCTCGAAGAAGTGGCGAAGAATGCCTTTTATACTCGTTTGGAAGCCTACTACTTCTTGATGCGTATTTATGCGCTTGAAGAAAACCAACCCCACAAAGCTACCCAATATGCACAATATTTATACGAACGCTATCCAAACAACCCTTACTTTCACCGCTTTTACACAATGTTGCTTTTTTTGCTGGGGCGCATACATGAGATGGAAAAGCCTGCACAAGAACTGCTGCGGCGCGTAGAAAACGGGCAAGCCGGCTATGAAGAAATCAGTGGGCGATATGCTACCTACTTTTTGGCTTACAAGGCACAGCATTATGAACACAACATGGAGAAGGCAATCGAGCTCTACCAGAAAACCATAGCCTATGCCGAAGCCGTAAAAGCCTATGATTCGGGCTATTACCAATCCGCCTTACAGGAAGTAGCCCGCTGGGCTGAAAGCAAAAAAAATTACAAATTAGCAAAAGCATGTTATGCCAAGCTTGCTAAATATGGTGACCGAGGAAAGCGGCGTGAGGCGCGCAAAAAAGGCAGAAAGCTGCGTAAAATAGAAGAAGACTAA
- a CDS encoding lysophospholipid acyltransferase family protein has product MWFLKLLSFLPWRVLYALSDILSFVAFRIIRYRVEVVKDNVRRAFPQLSEGEIKQLSKQFYRNLSDILVETLKLFRMKEADILDRVHIENIKLLCDALQMQRPVVILTTHQGNWEWLQHAVQLQLPETPVYFVYQQLSNAFFDRLMLQLRSRFGAQGIEMKQVFRKALAMSKQATVVALLADQSPRRDSSYEWVSFFGERVAFFNGGAKLAAKLQSPVILGISYRQSRGRYRLVFSYLGQPPYEKEAVSVITQAYAQKLEESLRRQAHNWLWSHKRWKLSAPAEKNAT; this is encoded by the coding sequence ATGTGGTTTCTTAAATTACTTTCGTTTCTTCCTTGGCGCGTGTTGTATGCACTGTCCGACATACTTAGCTTTGTAGCGTTTCGTATAATACGCTACCGAGTAGAGGTAGTGAAAGACAATGTTCGCAGGGCATTTCCCCAACTGAGTGAAGGAGAGATAAAACAGCTCAGCAAGCAGTTCTATCGCAATTTAAGTGATATACTGGTAGAAACGTTGAAGCTCTTCCGTATGAAAGAGGCGGACATCCTCGACAGGGTGCATATAGAAAACATAAAACTGCTGTGCGATGCCCTCCAAATGCAGCGTCCTGTGGTGATTTTAACTACCCACCAAGGCAATTGGGAATGGCTGCAACATGCCGTGCAGCTTCAACTGCCTGAAACGCCCGTCTATTTTGTTTACCAACAGCTAAGCAACGCTTTCTTTGACCGCTTGATGCTGCAACTGCGCAGCCGTTTTGGCGCACAAGGTATTGAAATGAAGCAGGTATTTCGCAAGGCGCTGGCTATGAGTAAGCAGGCGACAGTAGTGGCATTGCTGGCAGACCAAAGCCCCCGCCGTGATTCTTCCTATGAATGGGTATCGTTTTTTGGCGAGAGGGTGGCTTTCTTCAATGGTGGTGCCAAATTGGCAGCTAAGCTACAAAGTCCCGTGATTTTGGGCATCAGCTACCGTCAAAGCCGTGGGCGTTATAGGCTGGTGTTTAGCTATCTGGGGCAACCTCCTTATGAAAAAGAAGCGGTTAGTGTCATTACGCAGGCTTATGCCCAGAAACTGGAAGAGAGCCTGCGTCGCCAAGCCCACAACTGGTTGTGGTCGCACAAAAGGTGGAAGCTGTCAGCACCGGCAGAAAAGAATGCTACATAA
- a CDS encoding PAS domain S-box protein — translation MTHNTPILSQQIKEQKERLRKAIEERKHSLLGHFWQRTMLCYVGLILGFSFIKQSFEAPALYALIVLLLLGVALWLMLRRLSGSWATYISYACAHTGFILLAAWLVTHLHHKLHIAAFLLLGITCYIPLLINTWWQDSFHIVSGLLLLIALSMPLFPLNDQTSLMALACSLVLWGIALLLQRQKRKVMSEMTKAHLIFQGVQRRLFEKEAALNKQSARLRAILDTPHDISVWVVDRHYHLVECNETFRMALAAYHQKEVPIGTNLLSLPRDRQEREKWKSYYDRALRGETHTVYERYNRQCFEITFRPVYEGEQATGVVVFSKDITAIKESERLLQTIIESTQDGLMVLDTQGNYLLFNRRHRERMQALLGVSPQIGISFFSLLPKDSHEEKRIKQLIEMAMQGNHLRVEIRLNWKQKVSLEVSLNPLFDEQGKVMGVAAFIRDITEDKVRQELLQSINEHLQEGIYRTTLEGDILYANRAAAHMLGFSSIEELKKIRVQDIYADPEAARQIIKEILNTGRISNTEVLLKRKDGSTFWAMLNASYHRDTDGQVIFDGSMHDISLLKAIQEKLVQQNEELKKINAELDRFVYSASHDLKAPLASIQGIVQVARLEKDPNQIYQYLDMIERSIIRLERFVKEIIQYSRNTRTQVEPEPINFRQLIEEVFEDMRYLPQSQHITKIIEVEEKAPFYSDARRLNIILNNLVANAISYYNPYEARPYVRLKVTTDEHKAVIQCEDNGLGIAPEHQDKVFRMFYRASPDSKGSGLGLYIVKETVDKLQGSIELQSTLGKGTTFIVKIPNLADKTSKVEPHEDRSVS, via the coding sequence ATGACCCATAACACACCTATTTTATCCCAGCAAATCAAGGAACAGAAAGAGCGGCTCCGCAAAGCGATAGAAGAGCGGAAACACTCTTTGTTGGGGCATTTTTGGCAAAGAACTATGCTGTGTTATGTCGGCTTGATTTTAGGATTTTCTTTCATAAAACAATCCTTCGAAGCTCCCGCCCTTTATGCGCTGATAGTGCTTTTGTTGCTCGGCGTCGCCCTTTGGCTGATGTTGCGCAGGCTTTCGGGCTCATGGGCTACATATATAAGCTATGCCTGCGCGCATACTGGCTTTATTTTGCTTGCCGCCTGGCTGGTTACACACCTCCACCACAAACTGCACATAGCCGCCTTCCTGCTGTTGGGTATCACCTGTTACATCCCGCTGCTTATCAACACGTGGTGGCAAGATAGCTTTCATATAGTCTCCGGTTTGCTGTTGCTGATTGCTCTGTCGATGCCCCTCTTTCCACTAAACGACCAAACCTCACTGATGGCATTGGCATGCAGTCTTGTCTTGTGGGGCATTGCTCTGCTGCTTCAGCGGCAGAAGCGCAAAGTCATGAGCGAAATGACCAAGGCACATCTTATCTTTCAGGGAGTACAACGGCGCCTTTTTGAAAAGGAAGCCGCTTTGAACAAGCAAAGTGCCCGCTTGCGCGCCATATTGGACACCCCCCACGATATATCGGTGTGGGTAGTTGACCGTCACTATCATCTGGTAGAATGCAACGAAACCTTTCGTATGGCGCTTGCTGCCTACCACCAGAAAGAAGTGCCTATAGGGACGAACCTGCTGTCGCTGCCCCGCGATAGGCAAGAGCGCGAGAAGTGGAAATCTTATTACGACCGTGCACTACGTGGCGAAACACATACAGTTTATGAGAGGTACAATCGGCAATGCTTCGAAATCACCTTCCGCCCGGTTTACGAGGGCGAGCAAGCAACAGGGGTAGTTGTCTTCTCAAAAGACATTACAGCAATCAAAGAGTCGGAGCGTCTACTGCAAACCATCATCGAAAGCACCCAAGATGGTCTTATGGTCTTGGATACCCAAGGCAATTACCTGCTTTTCAACCGTCGGCACCGCGAGCGCATGCAGGCTCTTTTGGGGGTAAGCCCACAAATAGGCATCTCTTTCTTCTCACTACTTCCGAAAGACAGCCACGAAGAGAAACGCATCAAACAGCTCATAGAAATGGCAATGCAAGGCAACCACCTGCGTGTGGAAATACGCCTTAATTGGAAACAAAAAGTATCGTTAGAGGTATCACTCAACCCTCTATTCGATGAACAGGGCAAAGTGATGGGCGTAGCAGCTTTCATTCGTGACATCACCGAAGACAAAGTCCGCCAAGAGTTGCTACAAAGCATCAACGAGCATCTGCAAGAAGGCATTTACCGCACAACCCTCGAAGGCGATATTCTTTATGCCAATCGAGCCGCAGCACATATGTTAGGCTTCAGCTCAATAGAAGAACTTAAAAAGATACGGGTACAAGATATCTATGCCGACCCCGAAGCCGCTCGGCAAATCATCAAGGAAATCCTCAATACGGGGCGGATATCCAATACAGAAGTGCTTCTCAAACGCAAAGATGGCTCCACTTTCTGGGCAATGTTAAACGCTTCTTATCATCGCGACACTGACGGGCAGGTTATTTTCGACGGTTCTATGCATGATATCAGCCTGCTCAAAGCAATACAAGAAAAGCTCGTTCAGCAGAACGAAGAGCTCAAAAAAATCAACGCTGAACTGGATCGCTTCGTATATAGTGCCTCTCACGACTTGAAAGCCCCGCTGGCTTCTATTCAGGGCATTGTGCAGGTAGCGCGCCTGGAGAAAGACCCCAACCAGATATACCAATACTTAGACATGATAGAGCGCAGCATCATACGCCTTGAACGCTTTGTCAAAGAAATCATACAGTACTCACGCAACACACGCACCCAAGTAGAGCCGGAACCTATTAACTTCCGACAACTCATCGAAGAGGTCTTTGAAGACATGAGGTACCTGCCACAGAGTCAACACATAACAAAAATTATAGAGGTGGAAGAAAAAGCGCCCTTCTACAGCGATGCCCGCCGTCTAAACATCATTTTAAACAACCTCGTCGCCAATGCAATCAGTTACTACAACCCCTACGAAGCACGCCCTTATGTGCGCCTTAAGGTAACAACAGATGAGCACAAAGCCGTCATTCAATGCGAAGACAATGGCTTGGGCATAGCCCCTGAACATCAAGACAAGGTATTCCGCATGTTTTACCGTGCCTCTCCCGACAGCAAAGGGTCCGGTTTAGGCTTATACATCGTGAAGGAAACCGTAGATAAGCTGCAAGGAAGCATAGAATTGCAATCCACCTTGGGCAAAGGCACTACTTTCATCGTAAAAATCCCTAATTTGGCAGACAAAACTAGTAAAGTAGAACCCCATGAAGACAGAAGCGTTTCGTAA
- a CDS encoding pyridoxal phosphate-dependent decarboxylase family protein has translation MKTEAFRKHAHQLVDWMADYLEQIERYPVKSQSKPGDLLAQLPAQAPQKGEAFEDIFRDFEHKILPGITHWQHPSFFAYFPANSSPASVLAEMLMATLGVQGMVWETSPAATELEERMMQWLRDACGLPAHWHGVIQDTASTASLCAILSARERATGFQSNESGLYEQARLRIYASEQTHSSIEKDVKIAGLGKENLVYIDTDACYALRPEALRQAIEEDLRRGYHPMMVVANIGTTGSTAIDPLPAIAAIAKEYGLWLHVDAAYAGTACLLPEYRHIIEGIEHADSYVFNPHKWMLTNFDCSAYYVSDKETLLRTFSILPEYLKTGLEGQVNNYRDWGIALGRRFRALKLWFVLRSYGIEGLQKILRRHLALAQWFKQQVESHPDFELMAPVPLNLVCFRYHPQNIDDPNRLNELNEALLRRLNASGKLYMSHTKLHGQYVLRLVCGQTYVQERHVQQAWQLIEAESQRLSRLLSLV, from the coding sequence ATGAAGACAGAAGCGTTTCGTAAACACGCCCACCAACTGGTTGACTGGATGGCAGACTACCTCGAACAGATAGAACGTTATCCGGTGAAGTCTCAAAGCAAGCCCGGCGACTTACTCGCACAGCTACCTGCACAAGCCCCACAAAAGGGCGAAGCTTTTGAAGACATATTTCGTGATTTTGAGCATAAGATACTGCCCGGCATCACCCACTGGCAACACCCTTCTTTCTTTGCCTATTTTCCCGCCAACTCAAGCCCAGCTTCGGTGCTTGCCGAGATGTTGATGGCTACGTTGGGCGTGCAGGGCATGGTATGGGAAACTTCACCGGCTGCCACCGAGCTCGAAGAACGGATGATGCAATGGCTGCGAGATGCTTGCGGGCTTCCCGCTCACTGGCATGGGGTCATTCAAGATACCGCCTCTACCGCCTCGCTTTGTGCCATCCTGAGTGCGCGCGAACGGGCAACTGGCTTTCAATCCAATGAATCAGGTTTATATGAGCAAGCCCGCCTGCGCATATACGCCTCAGAGCAAACCCACTCTTCCATAGAAAAAGACGTAAAGATTGCCGGACTGGGCAAAGAGAATCTTGTGTATATAGACACCGATGCGTGCTATGCGCTGCGTCCCGAAGCACTACGCCAAGCCATAGAAGAAGACTTGCGCCGGGGCTACCATCCCATGATGGTAGTTGCCAACATAGGCACTACGGGTTCGACCGCCATAGACCCCTTGCCTGCCATCGCTGCTATTGCCAAGGAATACGGCTTATGGCTGCATGTGGATGCCGCTTATGCAGGTACCGCCTGTCTCTTGCCTGAGTACCGTCATATAATAGAAGGCATTGAGCATGCCGACAGTTATGTATTCAACCCCCACAAGTGGATGCTTACCAATTTCGACTGTTCGGCATATTACGTAAGCGACAAAGAAACCCTATTGCGCACCTTTTCCATTTTGCCCGAGTATTTAAAAACCGGACTGGAAGGGCAAGTAAATAACTACCGCGACTGGGGCATTGCCTTGGGGCGTCGCTTCCGTGCCTTGAAGTTGTGGTTTGTACTGCGCAGCTACGGCATCGAAGGGCTGCAAAAGATACTACGCCGCCACTTGGCTTTGGCGCAGTGGTTCAAGCAACAAGTAGAAAGCCATCCCGACTTTGAGCTGATGGCACCGGTTCCTTTGAATCTCGTTTGCTTTCGTTATCACCCGCAAAATATTGACGACCCCAACAGGCTCAATGAGTTGAATGAAGCTCTCCTGCGCCGCCTGAATGCCAGCGGCAAGCTCTACATGTCGCATACCAAGCTGCACGGGCAATATGTGCTTCGTTTGGTGTGTGGACAAACCTATGTGCAAGAGCGCCACGTGCAGCAGGCTTGGCAACTCATCGAGGCAGAAAGCCAACGACTTAGTAGGTTGCTAAGCTTGGTGTAA
- a CDS encoding RNA polymerase sigma factor, with amino-acid sequence MKDEEILKRLKNGDESALQYLYKKHYRMMSRLVLKNSGTEEEARDIFQEALIVLWQKVRAGNFMLTSKLSTYLYSVCQNLWRKELERKRRLSSEEKDDIVEQNWEEKERIELVRRCLKQLGDTCQKVLTFYYFDRMNMKEIAEQLGFASADVAKSKKYKCMQELERIVRANFKKSDLI; translated from the coding sequence ATGAAAGATGAAGAAATTCTGAAACGTTTAAAAAATGGTGATGAGTCGGCGCTTCAATATCTGTATAAAAAGCATTATCGCATGATGTCGCGTTTGGTGCTCAAAAACAGTGGAACCGAAGAAGAGGCACGCGACATCTTTCAAGAAGCGCTCATTGTACTGTGGCAGAAGGTGCGGGCAGGCAACTTCATGCTTACATCCAAGTTGAGCACCTATCTGTACAGTGTGTGCCAGAATCTATGGCGCAAAGAGTTGGAGCGCAAGCGACGCCTCAGTAGCGAAGAAAAAGATGACATTGTAGAGCAGAACTGGGAAGAGAAAGAACGCATAGAATTGGTGCGCCGCTGTTTGAAACAACTGGGCGATACTTGCCAAAAAGTGCTTACTTTTTATTACTTCGACCGAATGAATATGAAAGAAATAGCCGAACAGCTGGGCTTTGCCTCTGCCGATGTGGCAAAGTCCAAAAAATATAAATGTATGCAGGAACTGGAGCGCATCGTGCGAGCCAACTTTAAAAAGAGTGACTTAATCTAA
- a CDS encoding putative porin, with product MQKKTLLFVFSLFLVSFSFGAWAQILDDSTKQVYSTATTRFITEQDLVGDSVAWRALDTTLRTFHRYHPVRRQHYLLQDLGHNLGTACQPLFPQLPTQIGRRYGWDVYVPYTIQPGDVKYFDTKSPFTHFYYALGGRGQQIAELEFSRNITPLWNFGFLYRRTNAFRQFAATGNRNEDAILEQYNFVFHMSRRSKDGRYRLLTHYAHFNAPMKEYGGILMDADDTPDSLYQYAEEGAQLLGASSWQTQNRYYLYHDYRLDSLFSFYHRGYYLRRRDRYHDDKVSDNPQADFYGNLLSDKISDDVVYRELYNEAGIKGAAKAFRYRLYYRHRLYDLRFGWDNTTTQGTLTLKPRTEHHIGGALRLRKERLDVYAEGAYRLGSDYLLQASLRLPWFEASVQSSYVSPTWQQQYYWGSTGYWRNDFSPVFANSLEAGIPLRLKAQRLHPFVRLVQASSWVYFQKDSEGRVHSRQTDAVQAMGQLGLKAHWQWRFVHWENEWYLSRDLGEQSVWRFPEVFGFTSLFYERDLFKGNMQLCIGIDGRYQSAYQAYAYSPLHKVFYLADVYALRPYFVADLYANIKVKQLRAAIQLTHLNQNLAPPPFNGYQVTPYYAGMRRTLSLVFSWMFFD from the coding sequence ATGCAAAAAAAGACTCTGCTTTTTGTTTTTTCACTTTTTCTTGTGAGCTTTTCGTTTGGGGCGTGGGCTCAAATATTAGACGACAGCACCAAGCAGGTGTACAGCACGGCAACCACACGTTTTATTACTGAACAAGACTTGGTGGGAGACTCTGTTGCTTGGCGCGCACTCGATACTACGCTGCGTACTTTTCACCGCTATCACCCGGTGCGCCGCCAACACTATCTCTTACAAGACTTGGGGCATAATCTGGGTACTGCTTGTCAGCCATTGTTTCCACAGCTGCCTACACAGATAGGGCGCCGCTATGGCTGGGATGTTTATGTCCCTTATACGATACAGCCCGGCGATGTGAAGTATTTCGATACCAAGTCGCCTTTTACACACTTTTACTATGCTTTGGGGGGGAGGGGACAGCAGATTGCCGAATTGGAATTTAGCCGCAATATCACGCCTTTGTGGAACTTCGGCTTTCTATACCGGCGTACCAATGCTTTTCGGCAGTTTGCTGCTACTGGCAATCGCAACGAAGACGCCATTTTGGAGCAATACAATTTCGTGTTTCATATGAGCCGGCGCTCAAAAGACGGGCGCTACCGCTTGTTGACTCACTATGCGCATTTCAATGCACCTATGAAAGAATATGGAGGCATCCTGATGGATGCAGACGATACGCCCGACAGCCTGTATCAATATGCTGAAGAGGGTGCGCAGTTGCTGGGGGCAAGTAGCTGGCAGACACAAAACCGCTACTATCTTTACCATGATTATCGCCTCGATTCGCTTTTTAGTTTCTATCACCGGGGGTATTACCTGCGTCGGCGTGACCGCTACCACGATGACAAGGTGTCGGACAACCCCCAAGCCGATTTTTATGGCAACCTGCTTTCCGATAAAATATCGGACGATGTGGTCTATCGAGAACTCTACAATGAGGCGGGCATTAAAGGGGCTGCCAAGGCGTTTCGCTATCGTCTGTATTATCGCCATCGCCTCTATGACCTACGTTTTGGCTGGGATAACACCACCACGCAAGGTACTTTGACACTGAAGCCACGCACAGAGCACCATATAGGGGGCGCACTGCGCCTGCGCAAAGAGCGTCTGGATGTGTATGCCGAAGGGGCTTACCGTCTGGGCAGCGACTACCTGCTGCAGGCGTCGCTGCGTCTGCCTTGGTTCGAAGCCTCGGTACAGAGCAGCTATGTGTCGCCCACTTGGCAGCAACAATACTACTGGGGAAGCACCGGCTATTGGCGTAATGACTTTTCCCCCGTGTTTGCCAACAGCTTGGAGGCAGGCATACCGTTGCGCTTGAAAGCACAAAGACTGCATCCTTTTGTGCGTCTGGTGCAGGCGTCTTCGTGGGTCTATTTTCAAAAAGACAGTGAAGGCAGGGTGCACTCTCGCCAAACCGATGCCGTGCAAGCTATGGGGCAGTTGGGGCTGAAAGCCCACTGGCAGTGGCGTTTTGTTCACTGGGAAAATGAATGGTATTTGTCGAGAGATTTAGGAGAGCAGAGCGTGTGGCGTTTCCCCGAGGTTTTTGGGTTTACATCTCTCTTTTATGAGCGCGATTTGTTCAAAGGCAACATGCAATTATGTATTGGTATAGATGGGCGTTATCAGAGTGCCTACCAAGCTTATGCCTATTCGCCACTGCACAAGGTGTTTTACTTAGCAGATGTATATGCTCTTCGTCCTTACTTTGTGGCTGACCTGTATGCCAACATCAAGGTGAAGCAATTGCGGGCTGCCATACAGCTTACACATTTGAATCAAAACTTGGCACCGCCTCCCTTTAACGGTTATCAAGTAACGCCCTATTATGCCGGCATGCGCCGCACCCTCTCATTGGTGTTCAGTTGGATGTTTTTTGATTAG